Proteins encoded in a region of the Fusibacter sp. A1 genome:
- the recA gene encoding recombinase RecA, whose amino-acid sequence MSGKQKALESVMGQIERQYGKGAIMRLGDESQKLNIEAISTGCMAIDIALGIGGIPKGRIIEIYGPESSGKTTVTLHVIAEAQKAGGVAAFIDAEHALDPIYAKNIGVDIDELIVSQPDTGEQALEIVDALVRSGAVDVIVVDSVAALVPKAEITGEMGDSHMGLQARLMSQALRKLTGIVNKSGTAVIFINQLRMKIGVMFGNPETTTGGNALKFYASLRLDVRKIDTIKKGDEILGNRTRLKVVKNKVAPPFKLAEFDIMYGQGISKIGSTLDAATGADIIKKSGSWFSYNDEKLGQGRENVKVYLEENPEIFAEIEHKVKLHYNIIKTASSEVTSDSATEA is encoded by the coding sequence ATGAGTGGAAAACAAAAAGCATTGGAATCAGTAATGGGTCAAATTGAGAGACAATATGGCAAGGGTGCGATCATGCGTCTTGGCGATGAATCTCAAAAGTTAAATATAGAGGCGATTTCAACAGGGTGTATGGCAATTGATATCGCACTCGGTATCGGTGGAATTCCAAAGGGAAGAATCATCGAAATCTACGGTCCGGAATCTTCTGGTAAGACGACGGTTACCTTGCACGTTATCGCAGAAGCCCAAAAGGCTGGCGGAGTAGCTGCATTTATCGACGCAGAGCATGCGCTCGACCCTATTTACGCTAAAAATATCGGCGTGGACATCGATGAGCTGATCGTATCGCAACCGGATACCGGAGAACAGGCCCTCGAAATCGTTGACGCTCTTGTTCGCAGCGGTGCTGTAGATGTCATCGTTGTCGATTCAGTCGCAGCGCTTGTTCCAAAAGCTGAGATCACAGGCGAAATGGGCGACAGTCACATGGGTCTACAGGCACGACTTATGTCTCAAGCGCTTCGTAAACTTACAGGTATCGTCAACAAATCAGGTACTGCTGTCATCTTCATCAACCAATTACGTATGAAGATCGGTGTCATGTTCGGTAATCCTGAGACAACTACAGGCGGTAACGCATTAAAATTCTATGCGTCACTCCGTCTCGATGTTAGAAAAATCGATACCATAAAAAAAGGTGATGAGATTCTAGGTAACAGAACAAGACTCAAAGTTGTAAAGAACAAAGTAGCACCGCCATTCAAGCTTGCAGAATTCGATATCATGTACGGTCAAGGTATTTCTAAAATAGGAAGTACGCTGGATGCCGCTACTGGAGCAGATATCATCAAAAAATCCGGGTCATGGTTCAGCTATAACGATGAAAAACTAGGCCAAGGTAGAGAAAACGTAAAAGTCTACTTGGAAGAAAACCCTGAGATTTTTGCTGAAATCGAGCATAAGGTGAAGCTTCATTACAATATTATTAAAACAGCGTCTTCTGAAGTCACTAGCGATAGCGCGACAGAAGCATAA
- the rny gene encoding ribonuclease Y, protein MGGEIINYPLVVLIAAIIFGPLGGFIGYTVRKNIAEGKIKSAEIRAAEIVTEAKKMAEAEKKLKVVEAKDEVHQLRIELDRETKERRAEIQNLEKRNLQKEEQLDKKSNNLEKREESLQKRQSSLDKKENSLEELEKQHILELEKVSGMTSDEAKRQLLADVEKDVQHDAVILIKEAEGRVKEESNKRARDIISTAIQRCAADHVAESTVSVVDLPNDEMKGRIIGREGRNIRALETLTGVDLIIDDTPEAVILSSFDPIRRETARIALEKLIQDGRIHPARIEEMVEKAKKEIDQRLKEAGENATFEVGIHNLHPELVKLLGRLHFRTSYGQNVLKHSIEVAQLSGIMAAELGVDTRIAKRAGLLHDIGKAVDHEVEGTHIEIGMNLLKRFKESKAVIHAMSTHHGDYEPESIEAILVTAADALSAARPGARRETLNTYIKRLEALETISNSYDGVEKCFAIQAGREVRIMVVPEKITDDEMVLMGREIRKRIEEELDYPGQIKVSMIRESRSVEYAK, encoded by the coding sequence ATAGGAGGTGAGATTATCAATTATCCATTAGTAGTACTTATCGCAGCAATCATCTTCGGACCACTTGGTGGCTTCATTGGTTATACTGTCAGAAAAAACATCGCAGAGGGTAAGATCAAAAGCGCTGAAATAAGAGCAGCTGAGATTGTAACTGAAGCTAAGAAAATGGCAGAAGCAGAAAAGAAACTAAAAGTGGTTGAAGCCAAAGATGAAGTGCATCAACTTAGAATCGAACTTGATCGCGAAACTAAAGAACGTAGAGCAGAAATTCAAAATCTTGAAAAGAGAAATCTTCAAAAAGAAGAGCAACTTGATAAAAAATCTAATAATCTCGAAAAACGTGAGGAATCACTACAAAAAAGACAGAGTTCATTAGATAAGAAAGAAAACTCTCTTGAAGAACTTGAAAAGCAACACATCCTGGAGCTTGAAAAAGTATCCGGTATGACTTCTGACGAAGCTAAACGTCAATTGCTTGCCGATGTTGAAAAAGATGTGCAGCATGACGCGGTGATCTTGATTAAAGAAGCCGAAGGCAGAGTAAAAGAAGAGTCAAACAAAAGAGCTAGAGACATTATTTCTACAGCAATCCAACGTTGTGCTGCAGATCACGTCGCTGAGTCTACAGTATCTGTTGTAGATCTTCCAAACGACGAAATGAAAGGTCGCATCATCGGTAGAGAGGGTCGTAACATCAGAGCGCTTGAAACCTTAACAGGTGTTGACTTAATCATCGATGACACGCCAGAAGCGGTTATCTTATCCTCGTTCGATCCAATTAGACGTGAAACAGCGAGAATCGCTCTTGAAAAACTTATTCAAGACGGTAGAATCCACCCAGCTAGAATTGAGGAAATGGTCGAAAAAGCTAAGAAAGAAATCGATCAAAGACTTAAGGAAGCTGGAGAAAACGCAACATTTGAAGTGGGTATCCACAATCTTCATCCAGAACTTGTCAAACTTCTTGGAAGACTTCATTTCAGAACAAGTTATGGGCAGAACGTACTTAAACATTCAATCGAAGTCGCTCAGCTTTCAGGAATCATGGCTGCAGAACTTGGCGTAGATACTAGAATTGCTAAACGTGCCGGTCTTTTACATGATATCGGTAAGGCGGTCGACCATGAAGTAGAAGGTACGCATATCGAAATCGGTATGAACTTATTGAAGCGTTTCAAAGAATCAAAAGCTGTGATCCATGCTATGAGTACCCACCACGGTGATTACGAGCCTGAATCCATCGAAGCTATTCTTGTTACAGCTGCAGACGCCTTATCGGCGGCAAGACCAGGAGCTAGAAGAGAAACGCTTAACACTTACATCAAACGTTTAGAAGCACTTGAAACTATTTCTAACTCGTACGATGGCGTTGAGAAGTGTTTTGCAATTCAAGCGGGTCGTGAAGTTCGTATCATGGTAGTACCAGAAAAAATCACTGATGATGAGATGGTACTGATGGGTCGTGAGATCAGAAAACGCATTGAGGAAGAACTGGATTATCCAGGTCAGATCAAAGTGAGCATGATCAGAGAATCACGTTCTGTCGAATATGCAAAATAG
- a CDS encoding MmcQ/YjbR family DNA-binding protein: MTLEQIKAYCLAKHGTTEEYPFDFDTLVFKVMNKMYALIIVRGAEININLKCDPELAIVLRHQYQNVTEGYHMNKKHWNTIVLPHEAMPDKEVKNLIDHSFDLVVSNLKKSERQYLESLIE, from the coding sequence ATGACACTCGAGCAAATCAAAGCATACTGTTTAGCAAAGCATGGTACTACAGAAGAATACCCATTCGATTTTGATACATTGGTATTTAAAGTGATGAATAAGATGTACGCGCTTATTATTGTTCGAGGTGCCGAAATCAACATCAATTTGAAATGCGATCCAGAGCTTGCCATTGTCCTGCGCCATCAGTACCAGAATGTCACTGAAGGATATCACATGAACAAGAAGCACTGGAACACGATCGTATTGCCTCATGAAGCTATGCCTGACAAGGAAGTAAAGAACTTGATCGACCATTCGTTTGATCTGGTGGTTTCGAACCTTAAGAAGTCTGAACGTCAGTACTTGGAGAGCCTAATTGAATAG
- the hisF gene encoding imidazole glycerol phosphate synthase subunit HisF, translated as MLKKRIIPCLDIKCGRVVKGVQFEAVKELGDPITMALHYTEQGADELVIYDIGAGLDERLITRSLVKEIADVVNIPLTVGGGVNSLEDVQQLFENGADKVSINSGALKNIQLIYDASQKYGKQSIVGSVDVKYVVEKSAYEIVAKGGKELTGIDALEWIERLVEAGIGELVVNIIDCDGTKKGYDIAFHKMLDERFALPVIASGGAGSLADFETVFMNTSATGALAASIFHKNELTINEVKTYLTKKGIPIRV; from the coding sequence ATGTTGAAAAAGAGAATTATCCCCTGCCTTGACATCAAGTGCGGTAGAGTTGTCAAGGGGGTTCAATTTGAAGCGGTAAAAGAGCTAGGTGATCCGATTACGATGGCACTCCATTATACAGAGCAAGGAGCTGACGAGCTTGTGATCTACGATATCGGTGCGGGACTGGATGAACGGCTGATTACAAGAAGTCTCGTGAAAGAGATAGCGGATGTGGTGAATATTCCTTTAACCGTCGGTGGCGGAGTGAACAGCTTAGAAGATGTTCAACAATTGTTTGAAAACGGAGCAGACAAAGTCAGCATCAATAGCGGCGCGCTAAAGAACATACAGCTCATCTATGACGCATCACAAAAATACGGCAAGCAGAGCATTGTCGGTTCAGTAGATGTAAAATATGTCGTTGAAAAATCAGCCTATGAGATTGTCGCAAAAGGTGGAAAAGAACTAACTGGGATTGATGCGCTAGAGTGGATCGAACGGTTGGTTGAAGCTGGAATTGGAGAACTCGTTGTCAACATAATCGACTGTGACGGAACAAAAAAGGGCTACGATATCGCATTTCACAAAATGCTCGATGAGCGCTTCGCTCTTCCGGTCATCGCTTCGGGCGGTGCCGGCTCGCTAGCTGATTTTGAGACGGTATTTATGAATACAAGTGCTACAGGAGCTTTAGCGGCTTCGATCTTCCACAAGAACGAATTGACGATTAATGAGGTTAAAACATACTTAACGAAGAAAGGAATACCAATACGTGTCTAA
- a CDS encoding HisA/HisF-related TIM barrel protein produces MKKYAAIDLYDGKVVRLIQGDYNRVTEYGDPYEIAKKITASDFDGVHIINLNGARGETLRNLEIISKLASDLKMPVQVGGGIRLKEDAIRLLKFGVNIIVSTMFFEDYPLLESLVSEYPNRILLSLDIKNNEIMTRGWLKDTQKSISEIISPISRLELAGIIITNIQADGMQSGANSDFFSRARSILDKKMMAAGGISCKEDLELLEDLGYDGAIIGKAFYEKEDRLC; encoded by the coding sequence ATGAAAAAATATGCAGCGATAGACCTGTATGATGGTAAAGTGGTTCGCTTGATCCAAGGAGATTACAATCGAGTGACCGAATACGGCGATCCTTATGAGATTGCAAAAAAAATAACCGCATCCGATTTTGACGGTGTACATATCATCAATCTGAACGGCGCCCGTGGTGAGACCTTGAGGAATTTGGAGATCATCTCCAAATTGGCTTCGGATCTGAAGATGCCTGTGCAGGTCGGAGGCGGCATCAGACTAAAGGAAGATGCGATTAGACTCCTTAAGTTTGGAGTGAATATCATCGTAAGTACCATGTTCTTTGAAGACTATCCCCTTCTTGAGTCACTTGTCAGTGAATATCCCAATAGGATCCTATTATCTCTAGATATCAAGAACAACGAGATTATGACACGTGGGTGGCTCAAGGACACACAAAAAAGCATTAGTGAAATCATAAGCCCCATCAGCAGGCTGGAACTCGCGGGTATCATTATAACAAACATTCAGGCTGACGGCATGCAGTCGGGTGCCAATAGCGATTTTTTCTCTCGCGCTAGATCGATTCTGGATAAGAAGATGATGGCTGCAGGTGGAATTTCTTGTAAAGAGGATCTTGAGCTTCTCGAAGACCTTGGTTATGACGGCGCGATCATAGGAAAAGCCTTTTATGAAAAGGAAGATCGCCTATGTTGA
- a CDS encoding competence/damage-inducible protein A: MMKRTGILTIGSELLVGHVLNTHAQYLTKLLNHIGYSVYYHMTCGDNEERIHKAISLLREQCDLIIITGGLGPTQDDMTREVVAKALNLELVKDESTVKKLTDFFISIDRPMTENNFKQAYFPKGAEILNNPKGTAPGFIVSDDTLKIACLPGPPQELYAVAEGDLLDSLTTDGKLYSKYINLYGIGESAVDEKISDIFENQSDPSIGIYALGGMLSLRVSTVKRTNLEAENVLMPIVHSIKNRLIDYVFSTEGETLAEVVVKKLDLLHKKLTFAESCTGGNLAKGITDISGASNVFDSSLVTYSNQEKTRLLGVSPQTLESHGAVSEETAKEMVMGLKSATGADLCVAVTGIAGPSGGTEDKPVGLVYIGYSLDGRVQVEKHHFHGTRENIRLRTTQTVYMQINRYLEGCLQAAD, translated from the coding sequence ATGATGAAACGTACAGGGATATTGACAATCGGCTCTGAACTACTTGTCGGGCATGTCTTAAACACACATGCCCAGTACTTGACAAAGCTTCTGAACCATATAGGTTATTCCGTATATTATCATATGACTTGCGGTGACAACGAAGAGCGTATCCACAAGGCGATCTCCTTATTGAGGGAGCAGTGCGATCTGATCATCATCACAGGCGGTTTGGGTCCCACCCAGGACGATATGACAAGAGAAGTCGTCGCAAAGGCGTTGAATCTTGAGCTTGTGAAGGACGAATCGACTGTAAAGAAATTAACCGACTTCTTCATCAGCATCGACCGTCCAATGACAGAGAACAATTTCAAACAGGCCTACTTCCCCAAAGGCGCTGAAATACTCAACAATCCCAAAGGCACAGCCCCGGGATTCATCGTGTCTGACGATACGCTCAAAATAGCGTGTCTACCAGGTCCACCACAGGAACTATATGCGGTTGCAGAGGGCGATCTGCTCGATAGCCTGACAACCGATGGCAAACTTTATAGCAAATATATCAACCTATATGGAATCGGAGAGTCCGCTGTAGACGAGAAAATCTCCGATATCTTTGAAAACCAATCGGATCCGTCCATCGGCATCTATGCCTTGGGCGGTATGCTAAGCCTTAGGGTTTCGACTGTGAAAAGAACAAACCTCGAGGCTGAGAATGTCCTCATGCCGATAGTCCACTCAATAAAGAATCGTCTGATCGACTATGTTTTTTCAACTGAAGGCGAGACGCTTGCTGAAGTCGTTGTAAAAAAACTCGATCTGCTACATAAGAAGCTCACCTTCGCAGAAAGCTGCACAGGCGGAAACCTCGCCAAAGGGATTACGGACATATCTGGCGCGTCAAACGTGTTTGACAGCAGCCTTGTCACCTATAGCAATCAGGAGAAAACTAGACTGCTTGGTGTCAGTCCACAAACGCTTGAGTCCCACGGTGCTGTATCTGAGGAAACAGCCAAAGAGATGGTAATGGGACTTAAATCGGCGACAGGTGCTGATCTATGCGTTGCTGTGACAGGAATCGCAGGCCCGTCTGGCGGTACTGAAGATAAACCTGTAGGCCTTGTCTACATCGGCTATTCCTTAGACGGTCGGGTTCAAGTTGAAAAACACCATTTTCATGGTACCCGTGAGAACATCCGATTAAGGACAACACAAACTGTATACATGCAAATCAATAGATATCTCGAAGGTTGTCTGCAAGCAGCAGACTAG
- the hisH gene encoding imidazole glycerol phosphate synthase subunit HisH translates to MIAIVDYGVGNITSLVNSLKHLSQRIVFTTDAQLIESASVVILPGVGKFDGAMRSIDENGLREVLDHRFRTNRPIIGICLGMQIMFESSDEAPGVSGLCWFKGRSRRLPDTMIVPHTGWNSVPMKDTLSATDYYFVHSYYVQLADRNLISYNCTYSLPFPAYIEKDAVIGFQFHPEISGKDGIKLLETSIVKTKGVKNEKICSDRPV, encoded by the coding sequence ATGATAGCGATTGTTGATTATGGCGTTGGAAATATTACAAGCCTAGTGAATAGCCTAAAGCATCTGTCGCAGCGGATTGTGTTTACAACCGATGCCCAGTTGATAGAATCCGCATCGGTTGTGATTTTACCAGGTGTCGGTAAGTTCGATGGAGCAATGAGATCGATTGATGAAAACGGACTACGCGAAGTTCTTGATCATAGATTCAGAACGAACAGACCTATTATCGGAATATGCTTAGGAATGCAGATCATGTTTGAGTCCTCTGATGAAGCACCTGGTGTCAGTGGACTTTGCTGGTTCAAAGGACGATCGAGGCGTTTACCGGATACAATGATAGTTCCGCATACGGGTTGGAACAGCGTACCGATGAAGGATACCCTATCCGCTACCGATTATTACTTTGTGCACAGTTATTACGTTCAACTGGCCGACCGGAACCTAATCAGTTACAATTGCACCTATTCCCTTCCCTTCCCTGCCTATATTGAAAAGGATGCCGTCATAGGATTTCAGTTTCACCCTGAGATCAGCGGAAAGGATGGAATCAAACTACTTGAAACGTCAATCGTCAAAACTAAAGGAGTAAAAAATGAAAAAATATGCAGCGATAGACCTGTATGA
- a CDS encoding stage V sporulation protein S — protein MEILKVSARSNPNSVAGALAGVLRENGHAEMQAIGAGAINQAIKAIAIARGFVAPTGIDLVCIPAFTDIMIDDEERTAIKLIVQPR, from the coding sequence ATGGAAATTCTAAAGGTATCTGCTCGTTCTAACCCCAACTCAGTAGCAGGAGCGCTCGCTGGTGTCTTGAGAGAGAATGGACACGCCGAGATGCAAGCTATCGGAGCAGGTGCGATCAATCAAGCTATTAAAGCTATTGCAATTGCCAGAGGTTTTGTAGCACCAACAGGTATCGATCTTGTTTGCATACCTGCGTTTACAGACATCATGATTGACGACGAGGAACGTACAGCCATCAAATTGATCGTACAACCTAGATAA
- the purB gene encoding adenylosuccinate lyase yields the protein MTDKYNNPLITRYASVEMQNLFSDDVKFSTWRKCWIALAEAEKELGLDIKDEQIEEMKKHVTDINYDRARAIEKETRHDVMSHVHAFGEQCPKAMPIIHLGATSAFVGGNTDMLVMYQGLNMLKKKLATLIANFSAFADEHKSLPTLGYTHFQPAQPTTVGKRAVLWMQDLVLDYNDLNYLIETHYLRGAKGTTGTQASYLNLFEGDHDKVQQLDQLVCEKLGLKNPIPVTGQTYSRKLDSRILNVLSGIAQSMHKITNDLRLLQNMKEVEEPFEKKQIGSSAMAYKRNPMRSERIASLSRIVMANAMNPVMTVSTQWFERTLDDSANRRISLPETFLAVDAILDIGINVSNGLVVYPKVIRKNLMSELPFMATENIIMACVKNGGDRQELHEAIRVHSMAAAKVVKEEGGQNDLLHRIVADELFGLNEADIEALMEPSQYVGRSPEQVDWFNETIVKPILDEFEGDLAGNVDLKV from the coding sequence ATGACTGATAAATACAATAATCCACTGATCACAAGATATGCAAGTGTTGAGATGCAGAATCTTTTTTCTGACGACGTCAAGTTCTCCACATGGAGAAAATGTTGGATCGCTCTTGCCGAAGCCGAAAAAGAGCTCGGTCTGGATATAAAAGACGAACAAATAGAAGAAATGAAAAAGCATGTGACAGACATCAATTATGATCGTGCGAGAGCAATCGAAAAAGAGACACGTCACGACGTAATGAGCCATGTTCATGCGTTTGGAGAGCAGTGCCCTAAGGCTATGCCAATTATCCACCTTGGAGCAACCAGTGCCTTTGTAGGTGGCAATACCGACATGCTTGTCATGTATCAAGGTCTAAACATGCTTAAAAAGAAGCTTGCTACCTTAATCGCTAACTTCTCGGCATTCGCAGACGAACACAAATCACTGCCAACTCTCGGCTATACGCATTTCCAACCTGCTCAACCAACTACTGTGGGTAAGAGGGCTGTTTTATGGATGCAGGATCTTGTACTTGACTACAACGACCTCAACTACCTCATCGAGACACATTACTTAAGAGGTGCAAAAGGCACTACCGGTACACAGGCCAGCTACCTGAATCTTTTTGAAGGCGATCACGACAAAGTTCAGCAGTTAGATCAGCTTGTTTGTGAGAAACTCGGTCTAAAAAATCCTATTCCGGTGACTGGACAGACTTACTCGCGAAAACTGGATTCAAGAATCTTAAACGTATTAAGTGGGATAGCGCAGTCGATGCACAAGATCACAAATGACTTAAGACTCCTTCAAAATATGAAAGAGGTTGAAGAACCATTTGAAAAGAAACAGATCGGATCTTCTGCAATGGCATACAAGCGAAATCCGATGAGATCGGAAAGAATAGCGTCACTCTCTAGAATTGTAATGGCGAATGCGATGAATCCTGTAATGACTGTCAGCACACAGTGGTTCGAAAGAACACTTGACGATTCAGCCAACAGAAGAATAAGCCTGCCGGAAACCTTTTTAGCTGTCGATGCCATTCTTGACATAGGTATCAACGTATCGAACGGTCTTGTCGTTTATCCCAAGGTCATCAGAAAGAACTTGATGAGCGAACTTCCATTCATGGCCACAGAAAACATCATTATGGCTTGTGTTAAAAATGGCGGTGACAGACAGGAGTTACACGAAGCGATCAGAGTCCATTCGATGGCTGCTGCAAAAGTAGTTAAAGAAGAGGGCGGTCAAAATGATTTACTGCATAGAATCGTTGCAGATGAGTTATTCGGACTAAACGAAGCGGATATCGAAGCGCTCATGGAACCATCACAGTACGTTGGACGATCACCAGAACAAGTCGACTGGTTCAATGAGACAATAGTTAAACCTATCTTAGACGAGTTCGAAGGCGATTTGGCCGGTAATGTGGATTTGAAGGTTTAG
- the hisIE gene encoding bifunctional phosphoribosyl-AMP cyclohydrolase/phosphoribosyl-ATP diphosphatase HisIE encodes MLMLAYSNSEAIELTNETGLVHFFSRSRDKIWLKGETSGNTMRLIESRQDCDQDTLLYKVIPSGPACHTGTSSCFNPDEEQINLKTFDYLTRFENYLSEIIDKRQEGSYTVKLYKGSKGKLIRKIIEEAGEVAESFIENDGRLSKEIADLFYHLSVLMLRDGLSFDRVYQELDNRRKA; translated from the coding sequence GTGTTAATGCTTGCGTACAGTAATTCAGAAGCGATTGAACTGACAAATGAAACTGGTCTTGTCCACTTCTTCAGCAGGTCGCGAGATAAGATCTGGCTCAAGGGAGAAACATCTGGAAATACGATGAGGCTTATCGAATCGCGACAGGACTGCGATCAGGACACCTTGTTGTACAAAGTGATTCCAAGCGGTCCCGCATGCCACACAGGTACGTCTTCGTGCTTCAATCCTGATGAAGAACAGATAAATCTTAAAACCTTTGATTATCTCACCCGGTTTGAAAACTACCTATCTGAAATTATCGACAAGCGACAGGAAGGCTCCTATACGGTGAAGCTCTACAAGGGTTCTAAGGGCAAGCTGATCAGAAAAATAATCGAGGAAGCCGGTGAAGTCGCGGAATCCTTTATTGAAAATGATGGAAGACTGTCTAAAGAAATTGCAGATCTATTTTATCATTTAAGTGTGCTTATGCTTAGAGATGGACTTTCTTTTGATCGTGTATATCAGGAACTAGACAATCGTAGAAAAGCATGA
- a CDS encoding histidinol-phosphate transaminase, whose product MKLNANENPFTRQIDMISLNPEWINRYPDAAYPDLLDRLSAYTGVDQERLVLGNGSDELLDMLCRSLFENGDQVMTLSPSFGEYDRYLAINGLKQLKVVPDLELLNTSVDRIIFFIKKHRPKGFILCNPNNPTGQLYSKEDLHSIISVLPSDSYLILDEAYVEFVNQDVSVYLEDDKRIITVRTLSKAFGLAGLRIGYTIVSSTVRQLLTPYLSPYRIGNFSAQLACKQFDLNEMRRHVKAMLVEKQKLMTALSTVDDIRTVACFGNFVWLHSRDAQTLRNYLSTAGVKIRSFVGALDDYLRISIGTESEIDELIRLIKEMDPDYAKNH is encoded by the coding sequence ATGAAATTGAACGCTAATGAGAACCCATTCACAAGACAAATCGACATGATCTCTTTAAATCCTGAGTGGATCAACCGCTATCCTGATGCGGCGTATCCTGATCTGCTTGATCGACTCTCTGCTTACACAGGCGTCGATCAAGAAAGACTCGTGCTCGGTAACGGATCGGATGAACTCTTGGATATGCTTTGCAGATCCTTGTTTGAAAATGGCGATCAGGTCATGACACTTTCACCCTCCTTTGGAGAGTACGACAGATACCTAGCAATCAACGGTCTAAAGCAACTCAAAGTCGTACCGGATCTAGAACTACTTAATACCAGTGTAGACCGAATCATCTTTTTCATAAAGAAACACAGACCCAAGGGTTTTATCCTATGTAATCCCAATAATCCTACAGGCCAACTCTATTCTAAAGAAGATTTGCATAGCATAATAAGCGTCCTTCCTAGTGACAGCTATTTGATCCTCGACGAGGCCTATGTAGAGTTCGTAAATCAAGATGTGAGTGTCTATCTGGAGGACGACAAGAGAATAATCACCGTTCGTACGCTTTCAAAGGCGTTTGGACTTGCGGGTTTAAGAATCGGTTACACGATTGTGTCCAGTACCGTTCGGCAACTTCTGACCCCCTATCTATCCCCTTATCGTATTGGCAACTTTAGTGCGCAACTGGCCTGCAAGCAGTTTGATTTGAACGAGATGAGGCGGCATGTGAAGGCCATGTTAGTTGAAAAACAAAAGCTTATGACTGCCCTGAGTACAGTGGACGATATCCGTACGGTTGCCTGCTTCGGAAACTTTGTCTGGTTACATAGCAGAGACGCTCAAACGCTAAGAAACTACTTGTCTACTGCTGGCGTTAAGATCAGAAGCTTTGTGGGGGCGCTGGATGATTATTTAAGAATCAGCATCGGAACTGAAAGTGAAATTGATGAGCTCATAAGGCTTATAAAGGAGATGGACCCGGATTATGCTAAGAATCACTAG
- a CDS encoding imidazoleglycerol-phosphate dehydratase, with protein sequence MLRITRQTSETSLSLVESETSSISTGSAMMDHFLETFFNQLNKPVTLICTGDVAIDLHHTLEDTGYLIGRYIYELYHEEKCVRYADVTQVMDECALSMAIDLSGRSYLNLTGFEPMTLSYGQLTFEEITEFIKALVRESKITLHISLIRGENAHHIVEALFKGLGRLLRSSITASSDIRTSTKGNVVWEVSNDSDC encoded by the coding sequence ATGCTAAGAATCACTAGACAGACCTCAGAAACCTCACTCTCACTTGTAGAAAGTGAAACGAGTTCGATCAGCACAGGCAGTGCCATGATGGATCACTTTTTAGAGACTTTCTTTAACCAATTGAACAAGCCAGTTACTTTAATCTGCACCGGAGACGTCGCCATAGATTTGCACCATACCCTAGAGGACACCGGTTATCTTATCGGAAGGTATATCTACGAGTTATATCACGAGGAAAAATGTGTTCGATATGCAGACGTTACCCAGGTGATGGATGAATGCGCCTTAAGCATGGCGATAGATCTCTCAGGTAGGTCCTATCTTAATTTGACCGGTTTCGAGCCTATGACCTTATCCTATGGGCAGTTGACCTTTGAGGAGATTACTGAATTTATAAAGGCGCTTGTCAGGGAATCGAAGATAACGCTTCATATCTCGCTGATCCGCGGAGAAAACGCTCATCATATCGTTGAAGCCTTATTCAAAGGTTTAGGAAGATTGCTTAGAAGTTCGATTACTGCCTCTTCTGACATCCGTACTTCTACTAAAGGAAATGTCGTATGGGAGGTGTCAAATGATAGCGATTGTTGA